The following proteins are encoded in a genomic region of Chryseobacterium cucumeris:
- the glyA gene encoding serine hydroxymethyltransferase → MDIIFDLIEKERQRQTHGLELIASENFVSENVMKAMGSVLTNKYAEGYPGKRYYGGCEVVDEVETLAINRAKELFGVDYVNVQPHSGSQANAAIYLAVLKPGDKIMGMDLSMGGHLTHGSAVNFSGIQYNVVSYGVQQETGLIDYDQMREVALREKPKMLIAGFSAYSRDLDYAKFREVADEVGATLWADIAHPAGLVAKGLLNSPFEHCHVVTTTTHKTLRGPRGGMIMMGKDFENTYGHKTPKGEIKMMSQVLDGAVFPGIQGGPLEHVIAGKAVAFGEALDVQFENYAKQVKANAQALSKAMIDRGFDIVSGGTDNHLMLVDLRNKGVNGKETEKALVLADITCNKNMVPFDDKSPFTTSGIRLGTAAITTRGLKENDMDTIAGLISEVVDNIKNEEVLGSVRKKVNELMEGKALFNY, encoded by the coding sequence ATGGATATTATTTTCGACCTGATTGAAAAGGAAAGACAAAGACAAACCCATGGTTTAGAGCTTATTGCATCAGAAAATTTTGTTTCTGAAAATGTAATGAAAGCAATGGGAAGTGTACTGACAAATAAATATGCTGAAGGATATCCCGGAAAAAGATATTACGGAGGATGTGAAGTAGTAGATGAGGTTGAAACTTTAGCCATCAACAGAGCTAAGGAACTTTTTGGAGTTGACTATGTGAATGTTCAGCCACATTCCGGTTCTCAGGCGAATGCAGCCATTTATCTTGCAGTTTTGAAACCAGGTGATAAAATTATGGGGATGGACCTTTCAATGGGAGGACACCTTACTCACGGTTCTGCAGTGAACTTCTCAGGAATTCAATATAATGTAGTTTCTTACGGAGTTCAGCAGGAAACAGGCCTTATTGATTATGACCAAATGAGAGAAGTAGCGTTGAGAGAAAAACCAAAAATGCTTATCGCAGGTTTCTCAGCGTATTCCAGAGATTTAGATTATGCTAAATTCAGAGAAGTAGCAGACGAAGTTGGGGCTACCCTTTGGGCAGACATCGCTCACCCGGCTGGTTTAGTGGCAAAAGGATTATTAAACTCTCCATTCGAACACTGCCATGTTGTAACTACTACTACTCACAAAACGCTGAGAGGGCCAAGAGGAGGTATGATCATGATGGGGAAAGACTTTGAAAATACATACGGTCACAAAACTCCAAAAGGAGAAATCAAAATGATGAGCCAGGTGCTGGACGGAGCTGTATTCCCGGGTATTCAGGGAGGACCTCTTGAGCACGTGATTGCTGGTAAGGCTGTAGCTTTCGGGGAAGCTTTGGATGTACAGTTCGAAAATTATGCAAAACAGGTTAAAGCTAATGCTCAGGCATTATCAAAAGCAATGATCGACAGAGGTTTTGATATCGTAAGTGGTGGTACAGATAATCACCTGATGCTGGTAGACCTTAGAAATAAAGGGGTAAACGGTAAAGAAACCGAAAAAGCATTGGTACTTGCTGATATTACATGTAACAAAAATATGGTTCCTTTTGATGATAAGTCACCATTTACAACATCTGGTATCAGATTGGGAACTGCAGCGATTACAACAAGAGGATTGAAAGAAAACGATATGGATACTATTGCAGGATTGATTTCTGAAGTGGTAGACAATATCAAAAATGAAGAGGTTCTTGGATCTGTAAGAAAGAAAGTGAACGAATTAATGGAAGGTAAAGCTCTGTTCAATTACTAA
- a CDS encoding NAD(P)/FAD-dependent oxidoreductase, producing MENKNFDVIITGGSYSGLSAAMALGRSLRNVLIIDNGKPCNRQTPHSHNFVTHDGKTPSEIAQLARKDVEKYNTVHFYNGTVAKTEKVIGGFEVEISSGEKFKAKKLILASGVKDTMPDIPGFAECWGISVIHCPYCHGYEVKNEVTGILSNRDMAYEFSKLIFNLTKNLTLFTNGKAAFTEEQLKKLNQNKIILNEDEIAGIEHTNGFIQRIIFKNGKEIPLQALYAKIPFEQNINVDDLGCEITEQGFIKVDMMQKTTVPGVFACGDNVTMMRSVANAVAQGNFAGAVVNKELSDEEF from the coding sequence ATGGAAAACAAAAACTTTGATGTCATCATAACAGGAGGAAGTTATTCAGGATTATCTGCAGCAATGGCTTTGGGAAGATCTTTAAGAAATGTCCTGATTATTGATAACGGAAAACCTTGCAACAGACAAACTCCGCATTCTCATAACTTTGTCACTCACGATGGGAAAACACCATCAGAAATTGCACAGCTTGCCAGAAAAGATGTCGAAAAATACAATACAGTACATTTTTATAACGGAACTGTAGCGAAAACAGAAAAAGTGATCGGAGGTTTTGAGGTTGAAATTTCCTCCGGTGAAAAATTTAAGGCTAAAAAACTGATTCTGGCTTCAGGCGTAAAAGATACAATGCCGGATATTCCCGGGTTTGCAGAATGCTGGGGGATTTCTGTGATACATTGCCCATACTGTCATGGTTATGAAGTGAAAAACGAGGTTACGGGAATTCTTTCCAACAGAGATATGGCTTATGAATTTTCGAAACTGATTTTTAATCTGACTAAAAATCTCACACTGTTTACGAATGGAAAAGCAGCTTTTACCGAAGAACAGCTTAAAAAACTAAATCAGAATAAAATCATTCTTAACGAAGATGAAATTGCAGGTATAGAACATACGAACGGCTTTATTCAAAGAATTATTTTCAAAAATGGAAAGGAAATTCCTTTACAGGCTTTGTATGCGAAAATTCCTTTTGAACAAAATATCAATGTTGATGATCTGGGTTGTGAAATAACAGAACAGGGATTTATTAAAGTAGATATGATGCAGAAAACAACCGTTCCCGGAGTTTTTGCCTGTGGAGATAATGTAACCATGATGCGCTCCGTAGCCAATGCCGTTGCACAGGGTAATTTTGCAGGAGCCGTAGTGAATAAGGAACTGTCAGATGAAGAATTTTAG
- a CDS encoding glycosyltransferase family 39 protein: MKKDYWILFLFIVAKFALQYSLISPEYELHRDEYLHLDQANHPAWGYLSVPPANSWIAWIIKMLGNSIFWVKFFPALFGTLTIVLTWKVVEELKGSLFAKILASTGILFSVLLRVNMLFQPTSLEIFLWLFLYYSLIKYFNSQEVKWLYTGAVIVGIGLLNKYNIAFSLLGLIPALLLTEQRKVFMQPHIYWAAVLALIIIFPNLLWQYQNQFPVVHHMKELSERQLVHVDRMDFMKSQILFFAGVIFVIIAGWGALLLYKPFEKYRFFFWSYIITITLFLFFKAKDYYAIGLYPVYIAFGAVFLGNVFEKGWKRFLKPVSILIPILLFLPLYNVAFPNKSPEYIVSHQSQYKKLGLLRWEDGKDHPLPQDFADMQGWKELAQKVDKEYSRLSKTRNTMVLCDNYGQTGAINYYSKAGVVAVSFNADYINWIDVSKKYKNVIRVKEASEAGKELKESGSFFEVATLKDSITNPYARERGTAIFSLQGAKIDINKRIQDEIIEVKNEWK, from the coding sequence ATGAAAAAAGACTATTGGATTCTGTTTCTTTTTATCGTTGCAAAGTTTGCCCTTCAATACTCTCTGATAAGCCCTGAGTATGAACTTCACCGGGATGAATACCTGCATCTTGATCAGGCGAATCATCCTGCATGGGGATATCTTTCGGTTCCGCCTGCCAATTCCTGGATAGCCTGGATCATTAAAATGTTGGGGAATTCCATATTTTGGGTTAAATTTTTTCCAGCTCTGTTTGGAACTTTGACGATTGTCCTTACATGGAAAGTTGTGGAAGAACTCAAGGGAAGCCTGTTTGCTAAAATACTGGCTTCTACAGGAATATTATTTTCAGTACTTCTTCGGGTCAATATGCTGTTCCAGCCGACATCTCTGGAGATCTTTCTCTGGCTTTTCCTTTATTACAGCCTGATCAAATATTTCAATTCCCAAGAAGTAAAGTGGCTTTACACAGGAGCCGTCATTGTCGGAATCGGATTATTAAATAAATACAATATTGCCTTTTCATTATTAGGGCTTATTCCTGCCTTATTACTGACGGAGCAAAGGAAGGTTTTTATGCAGCCTCATATATATTGGGCAGCTGTTTTGGCTTTAATTATTATTTTTCCTAATCTCCTCTGGCAGTATCAGAATCAGTTCCCGGTTGTCCATCATATGAAAGAACTTTCTGAACGGCAGCTTGTACATGTAGATAGAATGGATTTTATGAAATCCCAGATTTTATTTTTTGCCGGAGTTATTTTTGTGATTATTGCTGGCTGGGGAGCATTGCTGTTATACAAACCTTTTGAAAAATACAGGTTTTTCTTTTGGAGCTATATCATCACAATTACTTTGTTTTTGTTCTTTAAAGCAAAAGATTACTACGCGATAGGGCTCTATCCTGTTTATATTGCTTTTGGTGCTGTTTTTCTCGGAAATGTATTTGAAAAAGGCTGGAAAAGATTTTTAAAACCGGTTAGCATACTTATTCCAATACTTTTATTCCTGCCTTTGTATAATGTGGCTTTTCCAAATAAAAGTCCTGAATATATCGTATCCCACCAAAGCCAGTATAAAAAATTAGGACTGCTTCGCTGGGAAGATGGAAAAGATCATCCGCTGCCACAGGATTTTGCTGATATGCAGGGTTGGAAAGAGCTGGCTCAAAAAGTAGATAAAGAGTATTCCAGATTGTCAAAAACCAGAAATACCATGGTACTATGTGATAATTACGGACAGACCGGAGCTATTAATTATTACTCAAAAGCCGGAGTCGTGGCAGTGTCATTTAATGCAGATTATATCAATTGGATAGATGTAAGCAAAAAATATAAAAATGTGATCAGGGTTAAAGAGGCATCTGAAGCAGGAAAAGAACTTAAAGAATCCGGTTCCTTTTTCGAAGTTGCAACATTAAAAGATTCCATTACCAATCCTTACGCGAGAGAAAGAGGAACTGCAATTTTCAGTTTGCAGGGAGCGAAAATAGATATCAACAAGAGAATTCAGGACGAAATTATCGAAGTTAAAAATGAATGGAAATAG
- a CDS encoding efflux RND transporter periplasmic adaptor subunit encodes MKKKFTWKKAIYIVLGLLFAVALFSGLGYLIKSNSKEGEAFLTRKPTVQNMDDKVMATGKIVPKEEIEIKPNIAGIIDKILVKEGDKVEVGQLIATVKIVPSISEVNAAQQEVQNAKIQISNAQMNVGNMQKQFDMQDKLYKQGVASKQEYLNAQQQLYSQQQTLKNAQQQLNTAQKRLQIAKTGATPELKGQGLATTEIRSKASGTVLEVPVKAGSQVIEANNFNAGTTICSVADLNVLIFKGEIDEAQAGKLSEGMDMNIVIGALQNKTFPGKLTMIAPKGKDNAGTIKFPVEGNVTNPNNEYIRAGFSANGEIVLSSQKNALLLDESLIQYEKKQGKDVPFVEVKQKDGKFKKVYVKLGASDGINVQILPGSNITKDTEIKVWNPSDKDKEELKEKANKK; translated from the coding sequence ATGAAAAAGAAATTCACCTGGAAAAAAGCCATTTATATAGTATTAGGGCTTTTATTTGCAGTGGCATTGTTCTCAGGGCTTGGCTATCTTATCAAATCAAACTCTAAAGAAGGAGAAGCTTTCCTTACCCGTAAGCCTACCGTTCAGAATATGGATGATAAAGTAATGGCAACAGGAAAAATTGTTCCCAAAGAAGAAATTGAAATCAAGCCCAACATTGCAGGGATTATAGATAAAATTTTAGTAAAAGAAGGAGATAAGGTAGAAGTAGGGCAGTTAATTGCTACCGTAAAAATTGTTCCGAGTATCTCTGAAGTAAATGCCGCTCAGCAGGAAGTTCAGAATGCAAAGATTCAGATCAGTAATGCCCAGATGAATGTAGGAAACATGCAGAAGCAGTTTGATATGCAGGATAAGCTTTACAAGCAGGGAGTCGCTTCTAAGCAGGAGTATCTGAACGCTCAGCAGCAGTTGTACTCTCAGCAGCAGACTTTGAAAAATGCCCAGCAGCAGTTGAATACCGCTCAAAAAAGATTGCAGATCGCTAAAACAGGGGCAACTCCTGAACTTAAAGGACAAGGTTTGGCCACTACAGAAATCCGTTCCAAAGCATCAGGTACTGTACTTGAAGTTCCTGTAAAAGCAGGAAGCCAGGTGATTGAAGCCAATAACTTTAACGCCGGAACTACCATCTGTTCAGTGGCAGATCTGAATGTTCTGATCTTTAAAGGTGAAATTGATGAAGCCCAGGCCGGAAAGCTAAGTGAAGGTATGGATATGAACATCGTGATCGGTGCTCTTCAGAATAAAACTTTCCCCGGAAAACTAACCATGATTGCTCCAAAAGGTAAGGATAATGCAGGAACTATTAAATTTCCGGTAGAAGGTAATGTAACTAATCCTAATAATGAGTATATTAGAGCAGGTTTTTCTGCCAACGGTGAAATTGTTTTAAGTTCTCAGAAAAATGCATTATTATTGGATGAGTCTTTAATTCAGTATGAAAAGAAACAAGGAAAAGATGTTCCTTTCGTGGAAGTGAAACAAAAAGACGGGAAATTCAAAAAAGTATATGTAAAACTGGGAGCAAGTGATGGGATCAATGTTCAGATTCTTCCGGGATCAAATATTACAAAAGACACCGAAATTAAAGTGTGGAATCCATCTGATAAAGATAAAGAAGAGCTTAAAGAAAAAGCGAATAAAAAATAA
- a CDS encoding ABC transporter permease: MNIIFKKDTWQEIYYSLRNNKLRTFLTMIGVGWGMFLYVSLLGAAKGMENGFDKLFSGFATNSIFLWAQKTSIPYEGFPKGREVHLNLNDMEMLKRKVTAIDYISPQNARGSFTGTPGEAMSRNGKNGTYSLTGDYSVGNKISEKKLIFGRYINDADVSGNKNVVVIGEEIYKNFFDSKKKENPIGKSINIKGLFFNVIGVFRVKKGGGFENDQTAFIPLSTYTKMYNAGDQIDMFAIVSKPNANVNSVEEDVKQVLKSKNKVSPEDTNAFGSFNLGKEFKKLTGFLTGMQLLTIIVGTLTILAGVIAISNILLITVKERTKEIGIRRALGAKPAEVRNQILLESVVITLSSGLIGFMFGIFVLMILNAVTQGQDSFPFYNPTVNYGNVFAAMAVMVILGLIIGMIPAQRAVKIRPIEALRTE, translated from the coding sequence GTGAATATCATATTTAAAAAAGATACTTGGCAGGAAATTTATTATTCATTGAGGAATAATAAACTCCGGACATTTCTTACCATGATCGGTGTAGGATGGGGAATGTTTTTGTATGTAAGCCTTCTTGGAGCAGCAAAAGGAATGGAGAATGGTTTTGATAAATTATTTTCCGGTTTTGCCACCAATTCAATCTTCCTGTGGGCACAAAAAACATCAATTCCCTATGAAGGATTTCCTAAAGGAAGAGAAGTTCATCTGAACTTAAACGATATGGAAATGCTGAAAAGAAAAGTAACAGCCATAGATTATATCTCGCCGCAAAATGCGAGAGGAAGCTTTACAGGAACTCCCGGAGAAGCAATGTCCAGAAACGGTAAGAACGGAACCTATTCGCTTACCGGAGATTATTCTGTGGGAAATAAAATTTCAGAAAAGAAACTGATCTTCGGACGTTATATCAATGATGCCGATGTTTCCGGGAATAAAAATGTAGTTGTTATTGGAGAAGAGATTTACAAAAACTTCTTCGATTCCAAGAAAAAAGAGAATCCAATAGGAAAATCAATCAATATTAAAGGGCTGTTCTTCAATGTTATCGGCGTTTTCCGGGTAAAAAAAGGAGGAGGATTTGAAAATGACCAAACGGCTTTTATTCCACTTTCCACTTATACGAAAATGTATAATGCAGGAGATCAGATAGACATGTTTGCCATTGTCAGTAAGCCGAATGCCAATGTCAATTCCGTAGAAGAAGATGTAAAACAGGTTTTAAAAAGCAAAAATAAAGTGTCCCCTGAAGATACCAATGCTTTCGGAAGTTTCAACCTTGGAAAAGAATTTAAAAAGCTCACAGGTTTCCTTACGGGAATGCAGTTGTTAACAATCATTGTAGGTACACTGACTATCCTTGCGGGAGTCATTGCGATTTCAAATATCCTTTTGATTACAGTAAAAGAAAGAACCAAAGAAATCGGGATCAGAAGAGCGTTAGGAGCGAAGCCTGCTGAAGTAAGAAATCAGATTCTCCTGGAAAGTGTTGTCATTACACTCTCTTCGGGATTAATAGGTTTCATGTTTGGAATCTTTGTATTAATGATTCTCAATGCGGTTACCCAGGGTCAGGATTCATTTCCTTTCTATAATCCGACAGTGAACTACGGAAACGTATTTGCTGCAATGGCTGTTATGGTGATTCTGGGATTAATAATCGGGATGATTCCGGCACAGAGAGCCGTAAAGATCAGGCCTATTGAAGCATTAAGAACAGAGTAA
- a CDS encoding ABC transporter permease, whose amino-acid sequence MFDLDRWQEIFSSIRSNVLRTVLSGFTVALGLFIFIVLFGIGTGLQNAFSEGFSGDAKNLITITTGKTTLAYKGLQSDRTVTLNNGDYDFLINAEKKNVGASSPRYNASLMVKYGKESGIYQIHGAEPGEQVIENRKMIDGRYISPRDLEGKQNVAVIGRMVQRDLIKNGSPVGKELDINGTMFKVVGVFSDDGGDWDERHITVPITTLQQMKKGSDTVNIAYISYSDKLTPQEAIKYGDELKDKLKSRKNVSPDDENGVRVWNNAKNMNDTFMFMAVLTAIVGFIGLGTLLAGIIGISNIMVYIVKERTKEIGVRKAIGAKPSGIVGLIVQESVVITVVSGLVGVGIGVLTLNLIGNSLEEFFIKNPSVGWGSIIMAFIALIFSGLIAGFVPAYRASRIKPIEALRTE is encoded by the coding sequence ATGTTTGACCTAGATCGTTGGCAGGAAATATTCAGTTCTATCCGGAGTAATGTACTTCGGACAGTGCTTTCAGGGTTTACAGTAGCTTTGGGACTGTTTATTTTCATCGTACTTTTTGGAATTGGAACAGGTCTTCAGAATGCTTTTTCTGAAGGATTCTCAGGTGATGCCAAAAACCTGATCACCATTACTACCGGAAAAACGACATTGGCCTATAAAGGACTGCAGTCAGACCGAACCGTTACACTGAATAATGGTGACTATGATTTTCTTATTAACGCTGAGAAAAAAAATGTAGGAGCTTCCAGCCCGAGATACAATGCCAGTTTAATGGTGAAATATGGTAAAGAAAGCGGAATCTATCAGATCCATGGAGCAGAACCCGGAGAGCAGGTGATTGAGAACCGGAAAATGATAGACGGCAGATATATTTCTCCAAGAGATCTGGAAGGAAAGCAAAATGTGGCAGTCATTGGAAGAATGGTACAGCGGGATTTGATCAAGAACGGAAGTCCTGTAGGAAAAGAACTGGATATCAATGGAACTATGTTTAAAGTGGTGGGCGTATTTTCAGATGATGGTGGAGACTGGGATGAAAGACATATCACGGTGCCGATTACCACTTTGCAGCAGATGAAAAAAGGTTCCGATACGGTGAATATTGCCTATATCTCATACAGTGATAAACTGACTCCTCAGGAAGCCATTAAATACGGAGATGAACTTAAAGATAAGCTGAAATCAAGGAAAAATGTTTCTCCTGATGATGAAAACGGTGTCCGTGTCTGGAATAATGCTAAAAATATGAACGACACATTCATGTTTATGGCGGTACTTACAGCAATTGTAGGGTTTATCGGATTAGGAACATTGCTTGCCGGAATCATTGGGATCAGTAACATTATGGTGTATATCGTAAAAGAAAGAACCAAAGAAATCGGAGTACGAAAAGCTATTGGCGCAAAACCAAGCGGAATTGTAGGGCTGATTGTTCAGGAAAGTGTTGTGATTACAGTGGTGTCCGGACTTGTTGGAGTAGGAATAGGTGTTTTGACCTTAAACCTTATCGGGAACAGCCTTGAAGAGTTTTTTATTAAAAACCCAAGTGTAGGCTGGGGATCCATCATTATGGCATTCATTGCACTGATTTTCTCAGGACTGATCGCAGGATTTGTACCCGCATACAGAGCTTCCAGAATCAAACCGATTGAAGCGCTGAGAACGGAATAA
- a CDS encoding ABC transporter ATP-binding protein: protein MLVIQDLNKSYDTGKSKLHVLKGINLNISEGEFVSIMGSSGSGKSTLLNIIGILDEKDSGTYELDGVPIEHLSEVKAAEYRSRFLGFIFQSFNLINYKTALENVALPLYYQNVPRKERNQKAMEYLEKVGLAQWANHLPSELSGGQKQRVAIARALITDPKVVLADEPTGALDSKTTHDIMKLLQDINNEGKTIIVVTHEPDVAAQTKRNVVLKDGIIESDEFIKQIVL from the coding sequence ATGTTAGTAATTCAGGATTTAAATAAGTCATACGATACAGGGAAAAGCAAGCTTCATGTTCTCAAAGGAATTAATCTGAATATTTCTGAAGGGGAGTTTGTTTCCATTATGGGAAGTTCCGGTTCCGGAAAATCTACCCTTCTTAATATTATTGGAATTCTGGATGAAAAAGATTCCGGAACCTATGAGTTGGATGGAGTTCCTATTGAACATTTATCCGAGGTAAAGGCTGCAGAATACAGAAGCAGATTCCTGGGATTTATTTTCCAGTCTTTTAACCTTATCAATTATAAAACAGCTTTGGAAAATGTTGCCCTGCCTTTGTACTATCAGAATGTACCAAGAAAAGAGCGAAATCAGAAAGCTATGGAATATCTGGAAAAAGTAGGATTGGCACAATGGGCAAACCACCTTCCAAGTGAACTTTCCGGAGGGCAGAAGCAGAGAGTAGCCATTGCAAGAGCTTTGATTACAGATCCTAAAGTAGTACTGGCAGATGAGCCAACCGGAGCATTAGACTCCAAAACAACTCATGATATTATGAAACTTCTTCAGGATATCAATAATGAAGGAAAAACAATCATCGTTGTAACCCACGAGCCTGATGTAGCTGCACAGACCAAAAGAAATGTAGTACTGAAAGATGGGATTATTGAAAGTGATGAGTTTATTAAGCAGATTGTGCTTTAG
- a CDS encoding ribonucleotide-diphosphate reductase subunit beta, which produces MGIFDKRVSYKPFEYPEVLQFVEAINKSFWVHSEVDFTADVQDFHSQLEPHEKHAVKNALLAIAQIEVSVKTFWGNLYNHLPKPEFNGLGSTFAECEFRHSEAYSRLLEVLGYNDEFLNVIEIPAVKGRIEFLGNALKHANSATPKEYVSALLLFSILVENVSLFSQFAIILSFTRFKGFMKNVSNIIAWTSVDEQIHANAGIYLINKIREEQPDLLTDSDIEDIYTLVDESIAREGDILSWIFELGEIDNVSKEDLLNFMKYRVDDSLKKINMKTKYNITPEQYRPMVWFEEEVFANSLDDFFAKRPVDYTKHDKSITANDLF; this is translated from the coding sequence ATGGGAATTTTTGATAAAAGAGTAAGTTATAAGCCATTTGAATACCCGGAGGTTCTTCAATTTGTAGAAGCCATCAACAAATCGTTCTGGGTGCATTCGGAAGTGGACTTTACTGCAGATGTTCAGGATTTTCATTCGCAGTTGGAACCACATGAGAAGCATGCTGTGAAAAATGCGCTGTTAGCCATTGCACAGATCGAGGTGTCTGTAAAGACATTCTGGGGAAATTTATACAACCACCTACCCAAACCGGAATTCAATGGATTAGGATCTACTTTTGCAGAATGCGAATTCCGCCATTCTGAAGCATATTCCCGTTTATTAGAGGTATTAGGATATAATGATGAGTTCCTTAATGTTATCGAAATTCCTGCTGTAAAAGGAAGAATAGAGTTTCTGGGAAATGCTTTAAAACATGCTAACTCTGCAACACCTAAAGAGTATGTTTCCGCTTTATTATTATTCAGTATTTTAGTGGAAAACGTTTCTCTTTTCTCGCAGTTTGCCATCATCCTTTCTTTCACAAGATTCAAAGGGTTTATGAAAAATGTTTCCAATATCATTGCATGGACTTCCGTAGATGAGCAAATTCACGCTAACGCAGGAATTTATCTGATCAACAAAATCCGTGAGGAACAGCCTGACTTGTTAACAGACAGCGATATCGAAGACATTTACACTTTGGTGGATGAATCTATCGCAAGAGAAGGAGACATTCTTAGCTGGATCTTTGAACTGGGAGAAATCGACAACGTTTCTAAAGAAGATCTGTTAAACTTCATGAAATACCGTGTGGATGACAGCTTGAAGAAAATCAACATGAAAACAAAATACAACATTACGCCTGAACAATACAGACCAATGGTATGGTTCGA